The genomic window gCTGGCAGAATATTCTCCTGCGAAGGCGTTTGACTGCTGAATGGTGGAATCCAACTGCTGCAATTTGAGGAATTTCCTTCACAATAGCTGAGAGGAATGTGCCGTCAgctcagggagagggagaaggagacaaTCAGCCTGTTTTAGAGAAGGAAATGGGAGGACTTACTGTAGTTAGTTCATGGTTGAGTGCCAATGCTGaggagaggttctccttcactgTATTTAATgtatatgtcccaaatggcattctattccctacatagtgcactagggccctggtaaaaagtagtgcactatagagaatagggtgcgatttgggatgcaaccaattCCTTCCAAAACATGTCCACTTATAATCTACATTAAATCTGTTTCAGTTAATATCTAATTATACAGCAAACTCATCATTAACTGTTACCATGACTGCAGAGGTATGTGTCTAACTGTACATGTAGCCAGTCGGCTAAACCAAGGCATACAGCCACTGTGACCTACATGTACAAGACCCTTACTAGCTCCGACTtcgctgatagctactttattgaggaaaaatttacttactgtgactaaaatgtaaatgtcttattCCCATCATGCATCAGTGTTGTTGGTCTCCATAATGGCAGCAGACTGGGGATCAGGGTTAAGCAGGCTTCCAACCCAACCAGGCCCAGTGTCAGTGGCCAGCAAACCAACAAGCCAGCAGGCCAGCAGGTCATACAGCGCTCAGCCGGGTTAAGCAGTGAGAGAAAATGTGGTCGAAGATTAACCACACTGTTATGTACTTCAATGcacaaactcaaactcaaacatgcatgcacacacaaacaaaagtgcacacaagcatgcatgcacacacacacacacacacacacacacacacacacgcatgcacacacaaacaaaagcaCACTCACAAACATATACATGCTCCGTCTGTGAGCGAGAGAGTGGCTGAGGCTGTCTTAATCCCAGCTAGGTCACCCGTGATGCTAGGTGCTAGGTCACCAGTattcgacatccatccatgtctgaggatgtcgggagatgatgtggaaattggacactaggggcaacagtgagcgctgttactttcaagtaggtttcggttttgctagggcgttgtggacggggatggtggatgggagtAAGaaagcgatagaaagttgtttttgagattttgttttaaacctatcccaaaccttaacccttaccttaataaTTAGGTGTTAGTGCCTAaatgtaaccctaaccttaacaattCTGCGTTAATGCCTAagcttaaccttaaacactttgaaatgtgaCGTTTGCAAGAACttcaaaatttgacgtttgaggaacatggatgaatgtctaattctgaccgtgagactgtgagagctagttgcagCATCAATGGCATGTTCCATAGGTATAAGCTCTCCAttaaaatgtgattggttgaatGATAAATACAAGAGTATGTTCAATACCCTGTCTCTAGCATAAGATCATGTAGTCCAATTTCATATGATTTGAGAAAGTAAAGTAAAACGTTTctatgtagagaatgtctcaaataatgtctcataatatttattttataaagtcAAAAGGTCATGTAAAAAAAGTTTTAAATGTTTTGCTGATTCATAATTGTGAATGAAAGAATGAATgctgtgtttacatttacatttaagtcatttagcagacgctcttatccagagcgacttacagttagtgtgagtgcatacattttcatactgttcaGAGAAGGGTCGCATCCCAGTAAATATACATGGGccaaaataatgatttacattttagcagatgttcttatccagagcgacttacaggagcaattagggttaagtgccttgctcaagggcacatcaacagatgtgtcggcttggggattcgaaccagcaaatTATATCAGTGTGCTCTCTCTCAATCGGTATTCTCTCCATATTATCAGCAATAGCAGTGTTCAGATAGCAATACAGTCAGTGATACCTCTGAATAATGCAGAGACAATTCCACCATTCTCTATGTATGTagatgtaaccggtgtgaaatggctagctagttagcggtgcgcgctagtagcgtttcaatcggtgacgtcacttgctctgagACCTtcaagtagttgtttcccttgctctgcaaggaccGCGGTtgttgtggagcgacgggtaatggTGATTCGAGGGTGGCTGAATAAAGCAGAGACAATTCCACCATTCTCTATGCATGTagatgtaaccggtgtgaaatggataTCTAGTTAGCGGTGCGCTAGTAGCGTTTCTATCGGTGACGTCAATCGCTCTGAGACCTtcaagtagttgtttcccttgcccTGCAAGGTCCGCGGTtgttgtggagcgacgggtaacggtgatTCGAgagtgactgttgtcgatgtgtgcagagggtccctggttcaagcccaggtaggggcgaggagagggacggaagcaacactgttacatagaCACTGGGATTTAACTTTTCCAAATATTGACATGCAATAATGTTAATTATGTGTAATGTCTTTTTTTTTATGGCTGTGTGTACTTGATTAAATAGACCCAAATATGAGTCAACAATAAATATGTGACATCATCATCGCCATTGTGACATCATCAACAAATTGAAACATTGTATAATGTTTTACAAGTTCCAGACAATGATACTCATAATGTTGTGGCTGAGGTTATTTTGATCCTGGATTAACCCTTTGTAGGTTACATGATAGTCATGTCTTAACTGGGTTATCTGACCTACTATTATAGGTAAGTACATATTATGGCTGTAGGCCTATGCAATAAATGTAACGAAAAATAATTGAATGTCCTACATGTGAATGGATTCTTGAAACTGTAgttctctctggataagagcgtcagctaaatgatgtaaatgtaaatgtagttgatCAGTTTATTCCTAGAGTCTATGGTTTATTATGCTCTATAAGAGGGGCATGAACCAGAACTGAGTTTACAGGTTGTCTTTGATCCTATTGCAAACTGGCCACTCCGGAATGAGTCTTCATGCTCTTGTTATTGATGTCGCTAGGCTTGTGCACTGCTGGTGCTGACGTAACCTGACGCACACAAAGACAGTGGATCCGCCTCCAAACTCGACTCACTCCGCAACCAAGTCAGTGCTCAGTGCTGTGCGCACCGAGCCCCGTCCCCGCTATTATCGCTTCGTCTCTGCTGCTTCTCTGTCATCCCCTTTCCTCCATCACTTCCTCCTACATTATAATAGTTTCACTGTGCTTGCCTGCGGTCGGCTAACTAGGAAGCGTGGGGAGCGTGGCTCTTCACTTTCGTATGATAGAGAGGAGGTATGGCGGAGAGGACTGTCATTATTCAGAAAACAACAGCCAAAGCATATTAATCCAAAACAAGCAACTGGGACGACGAAAGATTCGATAACTGCAAAATGGCAACAACTACTTATTCTGGATTATGGTCGTGACATGTTCTGAACTCTGCGCGAAGTTTTAATGTCATGCATTTTTACTTTGTTTTTGGCGCACGGTAAGGACGGTTTTCCAAACCTCTATTTTGCGTCGCTGTCAGTGACTTTtattcattgacattttcaacatgtcattGGGATCGTAACGACGTATAATTTCCACTTTTGGTATTTTTCTTTTAAACATTGTCCTGGGCTGGGTGGTAGTGTACTTGTGTCCCTTTGCGTTTTAAATCTGGCACACTCACTGACCGCCGCCGTGCTGCACGAGCCCTTTAATAATTCAGTGTAAATCTGTGGACGTGTGTTGGCACCCGCGACCGATATGGGGGCTAAGCAGAGCAGCCCAGCCGCTAACGGACGGACCAGGGCTTACTCGGGCTCGGATCTACCTTCTAGCACATCTACTACCAGCAATGGGAACGGTAGGACTGCAGCCATGGCAATGAGCTATCACGCGTACGGCCCGTCCGCTCACGGGGCCTCGGGAACCACAGCGACCTCCAGCCAACACATTGGCCCCAGGACGAGGTCCGTGGGAGGCAGTTCTGGAGGGTCAGGGACAAGACCCCAGTCAGGCATCAACATCCCCAACAGCAGTGGAGCCTACAGCTCGCATGAGTCTGGCAGCAGCACCCCGGAGGAGGCAGAAAGGGACAGGTCCAGCGGGGGGCAAGGGGGTCCCCGGTTGTTGATTGGATCGTTACCAGCACACCTTTCACCTAACCTCTTTGGAGGTAAGAGACTGGCTGACAATAAGGTAGCAACAAGCAACTTGTGTCTGTCTAGCGTTGAATGTCAGTTTTATTCACTGAACTTTCACTTTCTCTGTCTGAATGTGTTTTACACCTGTTACCAGTGTGGACCAAATGTGTCCAAACCTCAGTTTTACAGCTACCTGCAACTTAGATGACATGTTTGTAGTAATAACAGTGTAATAATAGTGTAACAACATTTTAGATTATTGTAGTTTACAGTCTTAATATATAGGCAATGATTCAATAGCCCCCacctcatcctcatcttcttcctcctccttatcttccccttcttcatcctcctcctcatcatcaccatcatttaCTTTTACAGTGCACACCGTAGTAAGGAGTGTTCATTGTCAGCAgtgaatgtgatacaaaacagcCTATCTTTTTGGAATGATGGCAAGCATTCATCCGATCTCTGCAACCACAACCCACATCATGTCCACTTCAGTATGACATAGTCCCGTAAATGATCATCCCACATGGCATATAGTTGTAGGGGAGACAGACTAGACTAACTCTCACCACCAGTGCCAGCAGACAGACATTCAGGTTACATGTTTATAACCATAAACTGTGATCAAAGTTCACTCAACAAGGCATGTCTGTTGCTACAAGGACGTGTGTGATATAGCACAATAACAAAGTCTGCATCTGCCTCTAGTCTATTCCATTAGCATTGGCCCTGATGTAGCTAACAGAGTGACATTGATATCTGCTTGAAGTAGTTGGTTAGTTGGTTAATAGTCGGTTATATCCTATTACTGTAGTTATTGACCAAGCTAATCAGTGATATGAGAATGACTGCCTAATGAGGTTACTGTCTGTGTCCAGTCTATAGTGAGACCGCCTAGTCCAGATCGGACTGTCAACTCAGTATCAGCAGGGCTTGGCTTGTTTGCCTTTCTCTTCTGCCATGCTGTTTGAGGATTAGTTTGGTCTAGGAATTTAACAGATTAggtccaaaaaataaaataaaaaaattaaaagattGTGGTTACTTTACAGTGAGCTGCAGACATgctggatagagagagaaagagagattactTTAGAGAAAGTAATTTCACTCTGCTTTCTCCCTATCTCTGAGGGGAATTATCAtcataaaacagagagagagggagggagaaattaCATGGATTATCTGGGCGTGGGGAATATTTGCTCAGCAATTCTCATGACTGTTCACTTGCCTCTGACACTCTAAATCCATTAGCTGGACTCTCTTTCTTATTTCTTTAACTTTTAGAAAGGGAAGCTTCGACATGCCTCATCTAACATGCCTCACCTAACATGCCTCACCTAACATGCCTCACCTAACATGCCTCATCTAACATGCCTCATCTAGCATGCCTCACCTAACATGCCTCACCTAACATGCCTCACCTAACATGCCTCATCTAACATGCCTCATCTAACATGCCTCATCTAACATGCCTCACCTAACATGCCTCACCTAACATGCCTCACCTAACATGCCTCATCTAACATGCCTCACCTAACATGCCTCAAGTAATTAATCAAGTCCAACATgggatgtgtctcaaatggcaccatattccccatatagtgcactacttttgactataggaatagggtgccaattgggatggACCATGGTGTTTGTAAGGTTATATGCCCGTCTTTGGAACGTGTGGTTGACCAGTGATGGACCGTGCAGGTCAAGGAGGCATGTATTCTCCCATTAGACCTAAATAATCGAGCACCAACTGATTGAACCATTCAATCATCAGCTCAACCCATTGTATTTCTCTCCACATTCTGCAGCCCTGCTCATTCAGACGTTGCTTCTCTCTCCCTTGTGCCTACTTTGATACACTCACCCTGATCTCAAGCTGCAATTAGATTAAAACTCAAATTGGATTTGTCCTCCACTCACCTCAACTGCACTGTTCACTCTCACATAACATACACAGCCTGCAGAAGCCCTGCTATCATTTCATAGGAAACAACCAGGTTCAGACTTCACAGATGTATTCAACTCAGCTGCACTGTTCACTCTCACAATAGAATAGACTACACAGCCTCCAGAATCCCTGATGTCACTTAATAGTCTTAAGAAACATGTCTGGTAAAAGTGAAAACTTTACGTACTGTATGCA from Coregonus clupeaformis isolate EN_2021a chromosome 17, ASM2061545v1, whole genome shotgun sequence includes these protein-coding regions:
- the LOC121586019 gene encoding E3 ubiquitin-protein ligase znrf2-like — encoded protein: MGAKQSSPAANGRTRAYSGSDLPSSTSTTSNGNGRTAAMAMSYHAYGPSAHGASGTTATSSQHIGPRTRSVGGSSGGSGTRPQSGINIPNSSGAYSSHESGSSTPEEAERDRSSGGQGGPRLLIGSLPAHLSPNLFGGFKCPVCSKFVSTDEMDLHLVMCLTKPRVTYNEDVLSKDAGECAICLEELLQGDTIARLPCLCIYHKGCIDEWFEVNRSCPEHPSD